A genomic stretch from Lycium ferocissimum isolate CSIRO_LF1 unplaced genomic scaffold, AGI_CSIRO_Lferr_CH_V1 ctg298, whole genome shotgun sequence includes:
- the LOC132043876 gene encoding uncharacterized protein LOC132043876 translates to MEKEAVFWHLHFFRILAPKKFQHNHHIYEKINEKVTLESEAEFLHLSKKTRIRNGRGKTRGKGLERMRKSMGSKKKIEIPVGKERPTKPTQSAKLSNELGIIARNFLSLPNKWKELTREDKGATLIRCHIRSLYSCNFITVSPVLSGIAIIHPSILYSCNFITVSSVLSGIAIIHPSIFSVNS, encoded by the exons atggaaaaagaagcCGTCTTTTGGCACTTACATTTTTTTAGGATTTTGGCTCCAAAAAAATTTCAGCATAACCACCatatatatgagaaaataaACGAAAAAGTTACACTGGAAAGTGAAGCAGAATTTCTGCACCTGAGCAAGAAGACCAG AATCAGGAATGGTCGTGGCAAGACTAGGGGGAAAGGTCTTGAAAGGATGAGGAAGTCTATGGGAAGCAAGAAGAAAATAGAGATCCCAGTTGGTAAAGAGAGGCCAACTAAGCCAACTCAATCAGCAAAATTATCTAATGAGCTAGGGATAATTGCCCGAAATTTTCTTTCGCTCCCAAACAAGTGGAAGGAACTCACAAGAGAGGACAAAGGTGCAACCTTAATTAGATGCCACATAAGGAGTCTATACTCTTGTAATTTTATTACAGTGAGTCCTGTTCTTTCGGGTATTGCTATTATTCATCCATCTATTTTATACTCTTGCAATTTTATTACAGTGAGTTCTGTTCTTTCAGGTATTGCTATTATTCATCCATCCATTTTTTCGGTGAACTCATAG
- the LOC132043892 gene encoding uncharacterized protein LOC132043892, which yields MWVNTSSLNNEEIVLLQEEEEEEEETLSLCDLPNNEENYQTRKLESPRGSVTQEDFNFCSFLRNSALMCTADEVFFQGQILPLGHSNNSSSDSQDTDARGGDTCNEASSTEYSSSENHTLQLRTESMVHCSSYKPWIRNQFHSQPSPTAQVRFSKITHRNINSYNRKSTIWSLFRVGLVTTPEIALQDLKIRCNKNFDVSRNSTSSNSSSSSNDDKMRIKLSKKKKQRIFERKRVFLGSCKSSVNAVELVPSKVVTINRGSTNCNEVKRKTKQKISSHQTFEWLKQLSLENPAEET from the exons ATGTGGGTGAACACTAGTTCTCTTAACAATGAAGAGATTGTTCTTCTAcaagaagaggaggaagaagaagaggaaacaTTATCACTCTGTGATTTGCCTAACAATGAAGAGAATTACCAAACAAGAAAATTAGAATCTCCTCGTGGAAGTGTAACACAAGAAGACTTTAATTTCTGCTCTTTCTTAAGAAATTCAGCATTAATGTGCACTGCAGATGAAGTTTTCTTCCAAGGCCAAATTTTACCTCTAGGTCATTCAAATAACTCGTCAAGTGATAGCCAGGACACCGATGCTAGGGGTGGAGATACATGTAATGAAGCGAGTTCAACTGAATACTCTTCGTCGGAAAATCATACCTTGCAATTAAg GACAGAGTCCATGGTACATTGTTCCTCGTACAAGCCTTGGATTCGAAATCAGTTTCATTCTCAACCAAGTCCGACAGCCCAGGTTCGATTTTCAAAGATAACACACAGAAACATCAATAGTTACAATCGAAAGTCGACAATATGGAGCCTTTTTCGTGTTGGATTGGTGACAACACCAGAAATTGCATTACAAGACCTCAAAATTCGATGCAACAAGAATTTCGACGTTAGTCGAAATAGTACGAGCAGTAATAGCAGCAGTTCGAGCAATGATGATAAAATGAGGATTAAACTaagcaagaaaaagaaacagaGGATATTTGAAAGGAAAAGGGTATTTCTGGGAAGCTGCAAATCTTCAGTAAATGCAGTTGAACTAGTTCCTTCAAAAGTTGTTACCATAAACAGAGGCAGCACCAATTGTAATGAGGTGAAAAGGAAGACAAAACAGAAAATATCAAGTCATCAAACGTTTGAATGGTTAAAGCAACTTTCACTTGAAAATCCAGCAGAAGAAACATAA